One Polaribacter reichenbachii genomic window, TTTGCAGCATAAAAATAGCCATTATCTGTTTCTCCTTTTGCCACAACTTCTAACTCAAATTCTTTTGCTGTAACCCAATAGATACTTTCTCTAGAAAAAGAATGTGTTAAGTCTATTAATTTTTTATTTTTAAAAATATCAACGTTATTAAAATCTTTCTCTTTAGTAGCAGAACAAGAAAAAAATATCATTGCATTAAGAATTAAAAAGAAGATTTTTTTCATAATATTTTATTTAACATACTGGTTTAGACAAAAATAACACAAATTTTATATTATAACTACTATTCATCTAAACAGACTTTTAAGTTAAAGTATTTCTTTAAATTTGCTATTAAATTTATATCCATTTCTATTCCTAAAAATCAAATATGAATATTCCACAGTCAAGTTTTCCTAGAGTCGTAATTATTGGTGGTGGTTTTGCAGGTTTGGCTGCAGCAAAAGGTTTAGAAAAACAAGAATTACAAGTTGTTTTAATAGACAAACACAATTATCATACTTTTCAGCCTTTGTTATATCAAGTTGCAACTGGTGGTTTAGAGCCAGATTCTATTGCTTTTCCGTTAAGAAAACGTTTTAACGATGTTGAGAACTTTTATTTTAGATTGGCTAATGTTATTAAAATTAATCCTGATAAAAACGGAATTGAAACTTCTATTGGTAATATAGATTATGACGAATTAATTATTGCGACAGGTTCTACAACCAACTTTTTTGGAAACACGAACATTCAAAAGCATACAATGGAAATGAAATCTGTACCTCAATCTTTAAACATTAGAAGTTTAATTTTAGAAAATTTTGAGGAAGCTCTTTTAACATCAAACTTAGAAGAAAGAAAAGCTTTAATGAACTTTGTAATTGTTGGTGGTGGACCAACAGGTGTAGAATTGGCAGGTGCTTTAGCAGAAATGAAAAAAGGTATTTTACCTAAAGATTATCCTGATTTAGACATTAGGCAAATGCACATTAACTTAATACAAAGTTCTGGTGAAATCTTAAAAGGAATGAGCGCAAAAGCTTCTGAAAAAGCAGAAGATTTTTTAATTAAATTAGGCGTAAATGTTTGGAAAAACTTGCGTGTTTTAGATTATGATGGAAAAGTTGTAACCACGAATGGCGAAGATAACTTTAGAGCAGAAACCGTTATTTGGGCTGCTGGTGTTAAAGGAGAAATGGTAGATGGTTTACAAGCTGAATGTGTTATAGAGCGTGCTGCAAGAATTAAAGTTAACGAATTTAATCAAGTTGTAAATCATCCTAATATTTATGCAATTGGTGATATTGCTTGTATGGCATCTAAAGAAAATCCTTATGGGCATCCAATGATGGCACAACCTGCAATTCAACAAGGTAAATTATTAGCAAAAAACATTTTGGCTAAATTGGCTAACAAAAAACAGAACGCTTTTATCTATAATGATAAAGGTTCTATGGCTACAATTGGTAGAAATAAAGCTGTTGTAGATTTACCAAAATGGAAATTTCAAGGAGTTTTTGCTTGGTTTGTTTGGATGTTTGTACATCTATTTTCTTTAATTGGTTTTAGAAACAGAGCTATTGTATTTTTAAATTGGGTTTATAATTACATTCGTTTTGATAGAGAAACTCGATTAATTATTCGTCCTTTTAAAAAGAAACATAGTGCAAATTCATAATTACTTTAATCAACTTTATCCATTTTATTACAGAAATAGAAAGAATTTATTTATCATATTATTACTATTTTCTTTTATAAGTTTTTTATTTTCTTATTTGTTTCAACCTTTTGAAGTTAATATTGCAGAACATAAAATAAATTCTAATTTCATTTTATTAATCCATGCATTTATTCCTCTACCTATTGTATATATTTATTTTTGGTTTGTAAATAAAAACGTAAAAAACGAAACTTCATGGACAATTGGAAAAGAAATTTTTCATTTATCCATAGTTCTTTTATTAATTGGAATTTCAGATTTTTTAATAAGAGATTTTATTTACACAAATCCAGATAATTGGTCTTTTAAATATTTCTTTGAAGAAATTAGAAATACTTTTCTTGTTGGCGTGCTTTTACTTTTAATAATCTTACCTCTAAATCTTCAGCGTTTATTAAAAATATATCAGAAAAGAGCAACTAAATTAAATATAAAAAAAGTCTCTAATTCCCAAAATTTAGATTCAGTTTATATCAACTCTTCTATTAATTCAGAAAATTTTAATTTACATATACATTCATTTCTCTTTGCTAAAGTTGATGGTAATTACGCAGAAATCTACACTAAATCTAAAAATAATTTTAACAAAAAACTCATTCGTTTGTCATTAAAAGAACTAGAAGTGCAGTTAAAGGATTTTAACTTTATTTTTAAAACACATCGCTCTTATTTGGTAAACTTAAACCAGATTAAAACTGTTAACGGAAACGCACAAGGATACAAAATTAAATTACATAATTTTACTTCAGAAATACCTGTTTCTCGTTCAAAAATTAAAGAATTTGATTCTCTTTTAACCTAATTTTAGCTTGTATTTCATCACATTGCTTTGTTATTGATAACATTCAAAAAAAACAATTGACTCTTTGTTTTAGGTTTGCATTTGAATTTTAAAAATAATACTATTTTGAACACAGCAAGAAGATACGATATTGATTGGTTACGAGTAATTTCTATAGTAGCTGTTTACTTTCATCATCTTGGAATGCCTTTTAATGGTGATAACTTCCATATTATGAATAATGAATCTAGTAAGTTATTAGATGATATTATGGTTTATTTTGAACAATTTAGATTGCCTTTATTGTTTTTAGTTTCTGGAACAGGAACCGTTTTTGCTTTCTCAAAAAGAAATTGGCTACAGTTTTTAAAAGAAAGAAGTTATAGATTAATAATCCCTTTAATATTTGGAATACTTTTTATTGTGCCACCGCAAACTTTTTATGAAAAAAAGGATACATACAATTCGTTTTTTCAAGTATATCAAAATTTAGATTTTAGTGAAAATCACTTATGGTTTATAGGCAACTTGTTTATTATTTCTGTAGTTGTAATTCCGTTTATATTACTAATAAAATCAGGAAAAATTAGTTTTATTATACGTTTTATCGAAAAAATAACTGCTAAAAAATATGGTTTATTTTTAATCGTAGTTTTTCTAGTACTAATTAAAATTATCACTAAAAAAATAAATCCTAGTGACTCTAAAGATATTACAAATATTTCTTCAACAGCTTTTTACGGATTTTACTTTTTAGCAGGAATTATAATTGCTTCTTCTAAAGAAATTTGGAAGAATTTAAAAAAATATCGAAAAACTAATTTTTTCATCCTTATTTTTTCATCACTATTATTTTACACATATTATTACTTACCTAATAGATTTTTAACGCCATATTTATCAACAGAAAATCTTTGGGATATTTGGTATTTAGTTTGCTGCCTAGTAAGTTGGTCTGCCATAATTACGTTATTGGGTTTCGCACAAATTTGGTTTACTAAAAAAAGTAAAATACTTACAAAAAGTAACGAAGCTATTTATCCTTTTTATATTTTACATCAAACAGTTTTAATAGTCTTTGGATTTTATATAATTAAACTAAACATCAATATTCCATTTAAAATTTTACTCTTATTTGTTGCTTCTTTTCCTATTATTCTATTAATTTATAGATATTTAATATATCCTTATAAAATACCAAGAATGTTATTTGGTATGAAGCGTAAATAAATTAATGTTATTTTATATCTTAGATCCTAAAATAAACCTTGATGGAAGAAAAAACCATTAAATGTCCAAATTGCGGCACTTTAAACACTGGTAAAAAATACTGTACAAATTGCAACAAATCTCTTTCTCAAGAAATACTTTTACAAAAGAAATTAGAGAAAATAAAACAACAAGAAATTGATAAAGTAATTTACGAGAGAGAAAATCCGAATTTTACAGAGCGATTAAAGAAACATCCATTTTTTTTATATCGTATTTTTGGATGGATTTTGTATTCTGGATACGTTGTTGCATCTGCTATTGGTGCTGGTTTAGCTTGGTTTATTGCAATGGTTGCAGCTGGTTAA contains:
- a CDS encoding NAD(P)/FAD-dependent oxidoreductase, which gives rise to MNIPQSSFPRVVIIGGGFAGLAAAKGLEKQELQVVLIDKHNYHTFQPLLYQVATGGLEPDSIAFPLRKRFNDVENFYFRLANVIKINPDKNGIETSIGNIDYDELIIATGSTTNFFGNTNIQKHTMEMKSVPQSLNIRSLILENFEEALLTSNLEERKALMNFVIVGGGPTGVELAGALAEMKKGILPKDYPDLDIRQMHINLIQSSGEILKGMSAKASEKAEDFLIKLGVNVWKNLRVLDYDGKVVTTNGEDNFRAETVIWAAGVKGEMVDGLQAECVIERAARIKVNEFNQVVNHPNIYAIGDIACMASKENPYGHPMMAQPAIQQGKLLAKNILAKLANKKQNAFIYNDKGSMATIGRNKAVVDLPKWKFQGVFAWFVWMFVHLFSLIGFRNRAIVFLNWVYNYIRFDRETRLIIRPFKKKHSANS
- a CDS encoding LytR/AlgR family response regulator transcription factor, which encodes MQIHNYFNQLYPFYYRNRKNLFIILLLFSFISFLFSYLFQPFEVNIAEHKINSNFILLIHAFIPLPIVYIYFWFVNKNVKNETSWTIGKEIFHLSIVLLLIGISDFLIRDFIYTNPDNWSFKYFFEEIRNTFLVGVLLLLIILPLNLQRLLKIYQKRATKLNIKKVSNSQNLDSVYINSSINSENFNLHIHSFLFAKVDGNYAEIYTKSKNNFNKKLIRLSLKELEVQLKDFNFIFKTHRSYLVNLNQIKTVNGNAQGYKIKLHNFTSEIPVSRSKIKEFDSLLT
- a CDS encoding acyltransferase family protein, with amino-acid sequence MNTARRYDIDWLRVISIVAVYFHHLGMPFNGDNFHIMNNESSKLLDDIMVYFEQFRLPLLFLVSGTGTVFAFSKRNWLQFLKERSYRLIIPLIFGILFIVPPQTFYEKKDTYNSFFQVYQNLDFSENHLWFIGNLFIISVVVIPFILLIKSGKISFIIRFIEKITAKKYGLFLIVVFLVLIKIITKKINPSDSKDITNISSTAFYGFYFLAGIIIASSKEIWKNLKKYRKTNFFILIFSSLLFYTYYYLPNRFLTPYLSTENLWDIWYLVCCLVSWSAIITLLGFAQIWFTKKSKILTKSNEAIYPFYILHQTVLIVFGFYIIKLNINIPFKILLLFVASFPIILLIYRYLIYPYKIPRMLFGMKRK